Proteins co-encoded in one Mycobacteriales bacterium genomic window:
- a CDS encoding Uma2 family endonuclease, whose protein sequence is MSVAPLRRAGPWSFDDLDQLPDDGWRYEVVDGALLMTPPPTDHHQAVSRRLFRQLDRQATPEWEPVYEVAFRVRTDGRVPDLAVVRAGLAVRPRQVAYAASDFGLLIEIVSPTSTGMDRVLKPAEYAAAGVPYYWRVETEPTLEIVAYELVDGAYRETGRLSAGSGGLSAPYPVVIDVAELSGP, encoded by the coding sequence ATGTCCGTCGCACCTCTGCGCCGCGCAGGTCCGTGGAGCTTCGACGACCTCGACCAGCTCCCCGATGACGGCTGGCGCTACGAAGTCGTGGATGGCGCCCTGCTCATGACGCCGCCACCGACGGACCACCACCAGGCCGTCAGCCGGCGGCTGTTCCGCCAGCTCGATCGGCAAGCGACGCCGGAGTGGGAGCCGGTCTACGAGGTCGCCTTCCGGGTACGCACCGACGGCCGCGTGCCAGACCTCGCTGTCGTACGGGCCGGGCTCGCGGTCCGCCCGCGACAGGTGGCCTATGCGGCCTCGGACTTCGGGCTGCTGATCGAGATCGTCAGCCCGACCAGTACGGGCATGGACCGGGTGCTCAAGCCCGCGGAGTACGCCGCGGCCGGCGTGCCCTACTACTGGCGGGTCGAGACGGAACCGACCCTCGAGATCGTGGCGTACGAGCTGGTGGACGGCGCCTACCGCGAGACCGGTCGGCTGAGCGCCGGCTCCGGCGGCCTGTCGGCTCCCTACCCGGTCGTCATCGACGTCGCGGAGCTCTCGGGCCCGTAG
- a CDS encoding slipin family protein: MNDSTLIGIGLVVLLVAVVLSAAIKILPEYERGVIFRLGRIQPLKGPGFIMIIPIVDQLVRVNLRTQTYDIPPQDVITQDNVTVHVNAVAYFNVVDAIRSVMAIDDYRFGTQQVAQTTLRSILGQTSLDDLLTKRDEINQRLQQIIDDVTNPWGVKVTIVEVKDVILPEGMRRAMARQAEAERDRRAKVIHALGEKEAAANLGVAAQVFEEHPAAMQLRTLASMLELGAEQNSTIVFPVPMELLRLMETAR; encoded by the coding sequence ATGAACGACAGCACACTCATCGGCATCGGGCTGGTCGTGCTCCTGGTCGCGGTCGTGCTCTCGGCCGCCATCAAGATCCTGCCGGAGTACGAGCGCGGGGTCATCTTCCGGCTCGGGCGGATCCAGCCGCTCAAGGGGCCCGGCTTCATCATGATCATTCCGATCGTCGACCAGCTGGTGCGGGTCAACCTCCGGACGCAGACCTACGACATCCCCCCGCAGGACGTCATCACGCAGGACAACGTCACGGTCCACGTGAACGCGGTGGCCTACTTCAACGTCGTGGACGCGATCCGGTCGGTGATGGCCATCGACGACTACCGCTTCGGCACGCAACAGGTCGCCCAGACGACGCTGCGCAGCATCCTGGGCCAGACCAGCCTCGACGACCTGCTCACCAAGCGCGACGAGATCAACCAGCGGCTGCAGCAGATCATCGACGACGTGACGAACCCCTGGGGCGTCAAGGTGACGATCGTGGAGGTCAAGGACGTCATCCTCCCGGAGGGCATGCGTCGGGCGATGGCGCGGCAGGCGGAGGCGGAGCGCGACCGCCGGGCCAAGGTCATCCACGCCCTCGGCGAGAAGGAGGCGGCCGCCAACCTGGGTGTCGCGGCGCAGGTGTTCGAGGAGCACCCCGCGGCGATGCAGCTGCGCACGCTGGCGTCGATGCTCGAGCTCGGCGCCGAGCAGAACTCGACGATCGTGTTCCCGGTGCCGATGGAGCTGCTCCGGCTCATGGAGACGGCGCGCTGA
- a CDS encoding NfeD family protein, translated as MTSTSARSCRDAPGARRALVVSALLTALCALLGTPAVAGGEEPSPGPRVLVTEVRTAITPVVADQVHSGLARASSDGFDAYVLELDTPGGLVTSTRNIVEDVLASPIPVVVYVSPQGARAASAGAIITLSAHVAVMAPGTSIGAATPVGMEGEEVSDKIVNDIAAQAEALAQLRGRNADAAVDMVRDGRSLAVEQAVELEIVDAVAPSLEVALATADGLRTTVAPQQEVTVRTAGAEVVRHDMGTIRRILQALADPNIAFLLLTLGTLGLIYELASPGVGVAGATGAIALLLALFSLSVLPVNVVGLLLLAVAAALLVAELFAPGVGGFAFGGAVVLVLAAMFLFDDAEGVSVDLMAVLPTAVLAAAAAVLAGRLVVRTRRQPAASSSADLLTGQTLTVRSVDPDGGTGRAFAEGAWWTVRSTGPPLAVGDDVRVRELDELVLVVDPLQAKEQQT; from the coding sequence ATGACGTCGACCTCCGCCCGATCCTGCCGGGACGCCCCCGGAGCCCGCCGCGCACTCGTGGTCAGTGCCCTGCTCACCGCCCTGTGCGCGTTGCTCGGCACGCCCGCGGTGGCCGGCGGCGAGGAGCCCTCCCCCGGACCGCGCGTGCTCGTGACCGAGGTGCGGACGGCGATCACCCCGGTGGTGGCTGACCAGGTCCACAGCGGCCTCGCGCGGGCGAGCAGCGACGGCTTCGACGCCTACGTTCTCGAGCTCGACACCCCAGGAGGGCTGGTCACCTCGACGCGGAACATCGTGGAGGACGTGCTGGCCAGCCCGATCCCCGTCGTCGTCTATGTCAGCCCGCAGGGTGCTCGGGCCGCCTCGGCGGGGGCGATCATCACGCTGTCGGCGCACGTCGCCGTGATGGCGCCCGGGACCTCGATCGGTGCGGCGACGCCCGTCGGCATGGAGGGCGAGGAGGTCTCCGACAAGATCGTCAACGACATCGCGGCGCAGGCCGAGGCACTGGCCCAGCTGCGTGGACGGAACGCGGACGCCGCCGTCGACATGGTCCGCGACGGACGCTCCCTGGCCGTCGAGCAGGCCGTCGAGCTGGAGATCGTGGATGCGGTCGCGCCGTCGCTCGAGGTCGCACTGGCGACGGCGGACGGGCTGCGGACCACGGTCGCTCCGCAGCAGGAGGTGACGGTGCGCACCGCCGGCGCGGAGGTGGTCCGGCACGACATGGGAACGATCCGCCGGATCCTGCAGGCGCTGGCCGACCCGAACATCGCCTTCCTGCTGTTGACCCTCGGCACGCTGGGCCTGATCTACGAGCTGGCGTCCCCAGGAGTTGGCGTGGCCGGCGCCACCGGCGCGATCGCCTTGCTGCTCGCGCTGTTCAGCCTGTCGGTGCTTCCGGTGAATGTCGTCGGGCTCCTGCTGCTCGCGGTGGCGGCCGCCCTGCTCGTGGCCGAGCTCTTCGCGCCGGGGGTGGGCGGCTTCGCGTTCGGCGGGGCGGTGGTGCTCGTCCTGGCGGCGATGTTCCTGTTCGACGACGCCGAGGGGGTCTCGGTCGACCTGATGGCCGTTCTGCCGACCGCCGTGCTCGCCGCCGCGGCGGCAGTCCTGGCCGGTCGGCTGGTGGTGCGCACGCGGCGGCAGCCCGCGGCGAGCAGCAGCGCGGACCTGCTCACCGGCCAGACCCTGACGGTGCGCTCGGTGGACCCAGACGGCGGAACCGGGCGCGCGTTCGCGGAGGGCGCGTGGTGGACGGTCCGCAGTACCGGGCCCCCACTCGCGGTCGGCGACGACGTGCGGGTGCGGGAGCTGGACGAGCTCGTGCTCGTGGTGGATCCCCTGCAGGCAAAGGAGCAGCAGACATGA
- a CDS encoding Uma2 family endonuclease, with protein MDTTQLEHAGAWRFDQLDGLPDDGRRYEVVDGLLVVSPPPTGWHQLVVGELLVQLARQCPPQWRVLHELGLQLGTDGRVPDLAVLDAAAPLHTPFFAPQHFGLVVEVVSPSSCKTDRFAKPGEYAEAGIPLFWRVETDPRVVLVAYALSAASYEQVAVITDAGQVPTPWGDAHIDLSGLRPGSSS; from the coding sequence ATGGACACGACCCAACTCGAGCACGCTGGCGCCTGGCGCTTCGACCAGCTCGACGGGCTGCCCGACGACGGCCGCCGTTACGAGGTGGTCGACGGGCTGCTCGTCGTGAGCCCGCCGCCCACCGGCTGGCACCAGCTCGTCGTCGGCGAGCTGCTGGTGCAGCTGGCGAGGCAGTGCCCGCCGCAGTGGCGCGTGCTGCACGAGCTGGGGCTGCAGCTCGGTACCGATGGACGGGTGCCCGACCTTGCGGTTCTCGACGCCGCCGCGCCGTTGCACACGCCCTTCTTCGCGCCGCAGCACTTCGGGCTGGTCGTGGAGGTCGTCAGCCCGTCCAGTTGCAAGACCGACCGCTTCGCCAAGCCGGGGGAGTACGCCGAAGCCGGGATCCCGCTGTTCTGGCGCGTGGAGACCGACCCCCGCGTCGTGCTGGTGGCCTACGCCCTGTCGGCTGCGTCGTACGAGCAGGTGGCCGTCATCACCGACGCCGGACAGGTGCCCACCCCCTGGGGCGACGCGCACATCGACCTGAGCGGCCTGCGCCCTGGCTCTTCCTCGTAG
- a CDS encoding ABC transporter ATP-binding protein — MTLLERDAAAPTAQRELPPARQVGLARLRSVPTAWALGAAGVAALGQTGGTVIAGRLAESPTAMLVAVLALAVVGAALLDTAARAVWWSAVDRAEGRLRGDLLEAALQQPLSVLSEQAVGEVLDRVDDDTHELGNLLRRIGWDLVRTLLRAGPMWVIAGVTWWPAWLLFPLAGGVTVLVVRPLTAEVAERKLAEEIAWTEQAAAMEEGVAARDDVRSSLGQPFVLRRCAELSAEVHRRVAATTRTASRIARRAGLLLHGLLALTACAGVLLVIGGRLTTAELVTLFLVTTMFVGNLDQISRHLPELQAGLGALTRIRMLLAAEPEPTGGEPVPAGALDVVIDGLRFSYAEGAFALRDVDLQLPAGQTLALVGRTGSGKSTLAALVSRAVEPPCGAIRIGGVDVRDLDLQSLRAAVGVVAQRTDVLAGTLLDNLTLFADVPRADVVAAVAELGLDEWVAGLPDGLDTLLGPGGATLSAGEEQLVAFARLLVRDVQLVVLDEATARMDPVTESRVVCASDRLLAGRTGIVIAHRLSTTARADRVAVLDGGRVVQSGPRARLAGEPGAFRDLLTAAGQGVELETPAGPPTVGTARRAGTARAAQQVASGPSLTRHTLAMLRMHPQWGLAGGLLFLLGSVVGAYGAVTGYVWGSVVEQLQRGERPFLQTAILTLSLLAAPVLLALAFRVYPQWWIAVLLRVRLAVLRGQTMQHRLPRTPPGEVVGRALDADRFVRYADRWVDLLNGLAVVVFTGLIARSVLAGAVRLAVMVLAAASPAAGSPAAGRSAMASSTARARFGRSLVSALESARTVKLAAATPYVHRHLSRVDRGRVDAAVKEHRVQALLDGLPIVLVQCGVVAGWLVFLLGSWGLSTALLVTTAVSGFDWFGRVAGAVITEAPGTRAWAAETSRLAGGVNLVALPPAVDLVRGTAPLPEAPPYEPLERLELQDLTAVHDDGTLGVQAVSLAVERGELVLLLGRTGSGKSSLLAALAGLVDHTGSLRWNGREVGDPQRFLRPGQVAYVAQVPRVLSGSFAGNLALDHARDPRLAVEDARLGRDVAEAGGLEAIVGHRGVRLSGGQVQRLALARALATGAELVLADDVSSALDARTEVELWQALRARGTTVLGSTSKRAALRAADRVVVLEAGHVVAAGPWSELAPNWDHLAG; from the coding sequence ATGACCCTCCTCGAGCGCGACGCCGCCGCACCGACGGCGCAGCGGGAGCTCCCGCCGGCGCGCCAGGTGGGGCTCGCCCGCCTGCGCAGCGTGCCGACGGCGTGGGCGCTCGGCGCCGCCGGCGTCGCCGCGCTCGGCCAGACCGGCGGAACCGTCATCGCCGGACGGCTGGCCGAGTCGCCGACGGCGATGCTCGTCGCCGTGCTCGCGCTCGCGGTGGTGGGCGCTGCGCTGCTGGACACCGCGGCACGCGCGGTCTGGTGGTCGGCCGTCGACCGGGCGGAGGGCCGGCTGCGGGGCGACCTGCTGGAGGCGGCGCTGCAGCAGCCGCTGTCTGTGCTGTCCGAGCAGGCCGTCGGCGAGGTGCTCGACCGGGTGGACGACGACACCCACGAGCTCGGCAACCTGCTGCGCCGCATCGGCTGGGACCTCGTGCGCACGCTGCTGCGCGCCGGGCCGATGTGGGTGATCGCCGGTGTGACGTGGTGGCCGGCCTGGCTGCTCTTCCCGCTCGCCGGCGGCGTGACGGTCCTCGTCGTCCGGCCGCTGACGGCCGAGGTGGCCGAGCGCAAGCTCGCCGAGGAGATCGCCTGGACCGAGCAGGCCGCTGCGATGGAGGAGGGGGTGGCGGCCCGCGACGACGTCCGCTCCTCGCTGGGGCAGCCGTTCGTGCTCCGCCGCTGTGCGGAGCTGTCCGCCGAGGTGCATCGGCGGGTCGCCGCGACCACCCGCACGGCCAGCCGCATCGCCCGCCGGGCCGGGCTGCTGCTGCACGGGCTGCTCGCCCTCACCGCCTGCGCCGGCGTCCTGCTCGTGATCGGCGGCCGCCTCACGACGGCCGAGCTGGTCACGCTGTTCCTGGTCACCACGATGTTCGTCGGCAACCTCGACCAGATCAGCCGGCACCTGCCCGAGCTGCAGGCGGGGCTCGGGGCGCTCACCCGCATCCGCATGCTGCTGGCCGCCGAGCCGGAGCCGACCGGCGGCGAGCCGGTCCCCGCCGGCGCGCTGGACGTCGTGATCGACGGACTCCGGTTCTCCTACGCCGAGGGCGCCTTCGCGCTGCGCGACGTCGACCTGCAGCTGCCGGCTGGGCAGACCCTGGCGCTGGTCGGCCGTACCGGCTCCGGCAAGTCGACACTGGCCGCGCTCGTCTCGCGCGCGGTCGAGCCGCCGTGCGGCGCGATCCGGATCGGCGGAGTCGACGTCCGCGACCTCGACCTGCAGTCTCTGCGAGCAGCCGTCGGCGTCGTCGCCCAGCGCACCGACGTGCTGGCCGGGACACTGCTGGACAACCTCACGCTGTTCGCCGACGTGCCGCGCGCCGACGTCGTCGCGGCCGTCGCGGAGCTCGGGCTGGACGAGTGGGTCGCCGGCCTTCCGGACGGGCTGGACACCCTGCTGGGGCCGGGCGGCGCGACGCTTTCGGCGGGGGAGGAGCAGCTGGTCGCGTTCGCCCGGCTGCTGGTCCGCGACGTGCAGCTGGTGGTGCTCGACGAGGCGACGGCGCGGATGGACCCGGTGACCGAGTCGCGGGTCGTATGCGCCTCCGACCGGCTGCTCGCCGGCCGCACCGGAATCGTCATCGCGCACCGGCTGAGCACGACGGCGCGCGCCGACCGGGTCGCCGTGCTCGACGGCGGCCGGGTGGTGCAGAGCGGCCCGCGGGCACGGCTCGCCGGGGAGCCGGGTGCCTTCCGCGACCTGCTGACCGCTGCCGGCCAGGGGGTGGAGCTCGAGACGCCGGCCGGTCCGCCGACCGTCGGCACCGCCCGACGGGCCGGCACCGCGCGCGCCGCGCAGCAGGTGGCCAGCGGGCCGAGCCTGACCCGGCACACGCTGGCCATGCTGCGGATGCACCCGCAGTGGGGACTCGCCGGTGGCCTGCTCTTCCTGCTCGGTTCGGTGGTCGGCGCCTACGGCGCCGTCACCGGCTACGTCTGGGGAAGCGTCGTCGAGCAGCTTCAGCGGGGTGAGCGGCCGTTCCTGCAGACGGCCATTCTGACCCTCTCGCTGCTGGCCGCGCCGGTCCTGCTGGCACTCGCGTTCCGCGTCTACCCGCAGTGGTGGATCGCCGTGCTGCTCAGGGTGCGGCTCGCGGTGCTGCGCGGCCAGACGATGCAGCACCGGCTGCCGCGGACGCCGCCGGGGGAGGTCGTCGGCCGCGCGCTCGACGCCGACCGCTTCGTCCGTTACGCCGACCGCTGGGTCGACCTGCTCAACGGCCTCGCGGTCGTCGTCTTCACCGGGCTGATCGCCCGGAGCGTCCTCGCCGGCGCCGTGCGGCTGGCCGTGATGGTGCTGGCCGCGGCGTCGCCGGCCGCCGGGTCGCCGGCGGCCGGGCGCTCCGCCATGGCGTCCTCCACCGCGCGGGCACGGTTCGGCCGGTCGCTGGTGTCCGCGCTCGAGTCCGCGCGGACCGTCAAGCTCGCGGCCGCCACGCCGTACGTGCACCGGCACCTGAGCCGCGTCGACCGGGGCCGCGTGGACGCCGCGGTGAAGGAGCACCGGGTGCAGGCGCTGCTGGACGGGCTGCCGATCGTGCTCGTGCAGTGCGGTGTCGTCGCCGGCTGGCTGGTGTTCCTGCTCGGCAGCTGGGGCCTGTCGACGGCGCTGCTGGTCACCACCGCCGTCAGCGGCTTCGACTGGTTCGGCCGGGTCGCCGGCGCGGTCATCACCGAGGCGCCCGGCACCCGGGCGTGGGCCGCGGAGACGTCCCGCCTGGCCGGCGGTGTCAACCTCGTGGCGCTGCCACCTGCCGTCGACCTGGTGCGCGGGACTGCTCCGCTGCCGGAGGCGCCGCCGTACGAGCCGCTCGAGCGGCTGGAGCTGCAGGACCTGACCGCGGTCCACGACGACGGCACCCTCGGCGTGCAGGCGGTCTCGCTGGCCGTGGAGCGCGGCGAGCTGGTGCTGCTGCTCGGTCGGACCGGGTCGGGCAAGTCGAGCCTGCTGGCGGCGCTCGCGGGGCTGGTCGACCACACCGGCAGCCTGCGGTGGAACGGCCGAGAGGTCGGCGACCCGCAGCGCTTCCTGCGCCCGGGACAGGTGGCGTACGTCGCGCAGGTGCCGCGGGTGCTGTCCGGCTCGTTCGCCGGCAACCTGGCGCTCGACCACGCGCGCGACCCGCGGCTGGCGGTCGAGGACGCGCGGCTGGGTCGCGACGTCGCCGAGGCCGGCGGGCTGGAGGCGATCGTCGGGCACCGCGGCGTGCGGCTGTCCGGTGGGCAGGTGCAGCGCCTGGCGCTGGCCCGCGCCCTCGCCACCGGCGCGGAGCTGGTGCTCGCCGACGACGTGTCGAGCGCGCTGGACGCACGCACCGAGGTCGAGCTGTGGCAGGCGCTGCGCGCACGCGGCACCACGGTGCTCGGCTCGACCTCCAAGCGGGCGGCCCTGCGTGCCGCGGACCGGGTGGTCGTGTTGGAGGCCGGGCACGTCGTGGCGGCGGGGCCGTGGTCGGAGTTGGCTCCGAACTGGGACCACCTGGCCGGTTAG
- a CDS encoding Uma2 family endonuclease, with translation MRVLPRDHPWTVADLELLPDDGLRYELVDGTLLVSAAPSKQHQRVIGNLHLLLRAACPAELEVFLAPTDYQPTSTRSLQPDLLVVRRDDPGAKAVTGPLALAIEVLSPSSRSVDLVLKRELYEQAGVGCYWAVDPDELTLRAWRLQQGRLVEQPVQLDGATDVPGPFLVRFVGGDLAR, from the coding sequence ATGCGTGTTCTGCCACGTGACCACCCGTGGACCGTGGCCGACCTCGAGCTGCTGCCCGACGACGGGCTGCGCTACGAGCTCGTCGACGGCACGCTGCTCGTGAGCGCGGCCCCGAGCAAGCAGCACCAGCGCGTGATCGGGAACCTGCACCTGCTGCTGCGTGCAGCCTGTCCCGCGGAGCTGGAGGTCTTCCTCGCGCCGACCGATTACCAGCCGACCTCGACGCGCTCACTGCAGCCGGATCTGCTGGTGGTCCGGCGCGATGACCCGGGAGCCAAGGCGGTGACCGGCCCGTTGGCGCTGGCCATCGAGGTGCTGTCGCCCTCCAGCCGCAGCGTCGACCTGGTCCTGAAGCGCGAGCTCTACGAGCAGGCCGGCGTGGGCTGCTACTGGGCGGTGGACCCGGACGAGCTCACGCTGCGCGCCTGGAGGCTCCAGCAGGGGCGCCTGGTCGAGCAGCCGGTCCAGCTGGACGGCGCCACCGATGTACCAGGGCCGTTCTTGGTCCGCTTCGTCGGCGGCGATCTCGCACGTTGA
- a CDS encoding helix-turn-helix domain-containing protein, protein MDAVNSRRAYRSPVREASARATREAVLAAAEELFVAQGFALTSVDQIATQAGVSRPTVFSLGTKTALLAQLRDRALAGDDEPVPVRERAWFVALLADPEPAGVLGRYADGVAQIAKRYAQLEEVLHQTAGAHRDLRDLWQANETQRHAGVTVVVDDLLGKGPLRHDRDTSRDLLWLLASSQHYRRLVHGRRWSHQRYRQWLGTTMCEQLLPAAHP, encoded by the coding sequence ATGGATGCTGTCAACAGCCGACGCGCGTACCGGTCGCCGGTCCGCGAAGCCTCCGCGCGGGCCACCCGGGAGGCCGTGCTGGCAGCGGCCGAAGAGCTGTTCGTCGCGCAGGGCTTCGCCCTGACCTCGGTCGACCAGATCGCCACGCAGGCGGGGGTGTCCCGTCCCACCGTGTTCTCCCTCGGCACCAAGACCGCGCTGCTCGCACAGCTACGCGACCGCGCTCTGGCCGGGGACGACGAGCCCGTGCCGGTCCGGGAGCGCGCCTGGTTCGTCGCACTGCTGGCCGACCCGGAGCCGGCCGGCGTCCTTGGCAGGTACGCCGACGGCGTCGCGCAGATCGCGAAGCGGTACGCCCAGCTGGAGGAGGTGCTGCACCAAACCGCCGGAGCCCACCGGGACCTGCGGGACCTGTGGCAGGCGAACGAGACACAGCGCCATGCCGGGGTGACCGTCGTCGTCGACGACCTCCTCGGCAAGGGACCGCTGCGGCACGACCGGGACACCAGCCGCGACCTGCTCTGGCTGTTGGCCTCCAGTCAGCACTACCGCCGGCTCGTCCACGGGCGCCGTTGGTCGCACCAGCGGTACCGGCAGTGGCTCGGCACCACGATGTGCGAGCAGCTGCTCCCGGCCGCCCACCCCTGA
- a CDS encoding quercetin 2,3-dioxygenase produces MTELSGYHLGDGEGAAWWFLDTLMTVKAGSAETGGAFTLIDCRAPAGFGPPLHVHHGEDEGFYILDGQLDVQCGKQRWTAGEGAFVLLPRGVPHAFAVTGGRDCRLLQITSPAQFDNFVAEAGRPATSLTLPEPSAPDVPTFAAVAARYGNELVGPPLTVTS; encoded by the coding sequence ATGACGGAACTGAGCGGCTATCACCTCGGCGATGGCGAAGGGGCGGCGTGGTGGTTCCTGGACACCTTGATGACGGTGAAGGCGGGATCGGCCGAGACGGGCGGCGCCTTCACGCTCATCGACTGCCGGGCCCCGGCCGGGTTCGGGCCACCGCTGCACGTGCACCACGGCGAGGACGAGGGTTTCTACATCCTGGACGGGCAGCTGGACGTGCAGTGCGGCAAGCAGAGGTGGACCGCGGGCGAGGGCGCGTTCGTCCTGCTGCCGCGTGGAGTGCCGCACGCCTTCGCCGTCACGGGTGGTCGAGACTGCCGACTGCTGCAGATCACCTCCCCGGCACAGTTCGACAATTTCGTGGCCGAGGCGGGTCGACCAGCGACGTCGCTGACGCTGCCCGAGCCGTCGGCACCCGACGTGCCGACCTTCGCGGCCGTCGCGGCCAGGTACGGCAACGAGCTGGTCGGCCCGCCGCTGACGGTGACCTCATGA
- a CDS encoding M14 family metallopeptidase yields the protein MSPTRATRRRALLLGFALAAGALAVPATHAATGAAPTASAVDTVSLVRVDTPSRADKDRLLTLGLDLTEHAGEDFVEVVLHGAADAQVLREAGLDFAVEIADLADRGRERARLDAAYAARVATSELPSGRTGYRSLADYEQEMADLAKTYPTLVKPLELPHETIEGRTVHGIEITEQVAAQDGKPVFLLMGLHHAREWPSGEHALEFAYDLVQGYGSDKRTTDLLRRTRVVVVPVVNADGFHDSFTGGSVIDLRAVDDGGTVSILGTPGAAYKRKNCRPADGVTSIPQGTCPLSVSQGGFGNGVDLNRNYGGLWGGPGADAQPAGATYRGEGPFSEPETRNIQHLMSTRQVTTMITNHTFSNLVLRPPGVRAQGAPPDEKVYEALGARMSRHNGYVNQPSYALYDTTGTTEDWSYYATGGLGFTFEIGEEFHPPYERVVQHYVGGTEGEDRGAGDFVDMGNREAYFEALAATADPALHSVLAGKAPAGATLRLVKEFPTLTSPVVSPTGSTGPRQALLDRLETMLKVGRDGRFEWHVNPSTRPAVMARRLQVLDDPLHTESFAGGPTVPIVGHVDHEFEVTDSGVQAVQVDLTWPTPDDMDLEVYRKKDGELHKVGSSGGFVFAKEQVFLEDVSPGSYVARVINFASATPTYQVDVAQFGAAKTEVTTGLVEQWTLICEVGGVERSRSLVTVERGQQQKLRGVCGKR from the coding sequence ATGTCACCCACCAGGGCCACGCGCCGCAGGGCACTGCTGCTGGGGTTCGCGCTCGCCGCCGGCGCGCTCGCCGTCCCCGCCACCCACGCCGCCACCGGAGCGGCCCCGACCGCATCGGCCGTCGACACGGTCAGCCTCGTCCGCGTCGACACCCCGAGCCGCGCCGACAAGGACCGGCTGCTCACCCTCGGGCTCGACCTCACCGAACACGCCGGCGAGGACTTCGTGGAGGTGGTGCTGCACGGCGCCGCCGACGCACAGGTGCTGCGCGAGGCCGGGCTCGACTTCGCCGTCGAGATCGCCGACCTGGCCGACCGCGGCCGCGAGCGCGCCCGCCTCGACGCCGCCTACGCCGCCCGCGTCGCCACCTCGGAGCTGCCGAGCGGCCGCACCGGATACCGCTCACTCGCGGACTACGAGCAGGAGATGGCCGACCTGGCGAAGACCTACCCGACTCTGGTCAAGCCGCTCGAGCTGCCACACGAGACCATCGAGGGCCGCACCGTTCACGGCATCGAGATCACCGAGCAGGTCGCGGCGCAGGACGGCAAGCCGGTCTTCCTGCTGATGGGCCTGCACCACGCGCGGGAATGGCCGTCGGGTGAGCACGCCCTCGAGTTCGCCTACGACCTGGTGCAGGGCTACGGCAGCGACAAGCGGACGACGGACCTGCTGCGGCGGACCCGCGTCGTCGTCGTACCGGTCGTCAACGCCGACGGCTTCCACGACTCCTTCACCGGGGGCAGCGTGATCGACCTGCGGGCCGTGGACGACGGCGGCACCGTGTCGATCCTCGGCACCCCCGGCGCGGCGTACAAGCGCAAGAACTGCCGGCCGGCGGACGGCGTGACGAGCATCCCGCAGGGCACCTGCCCGCTGTCGGTCTCGCAGGGCGGCTTCGGCAACGGCGTCGACCTCAACCGCAACTACGGCGGACTGTGGGGCGGCCCGGGCGCCGACGCGCAGCCGGCGGGCGCGACCTACCGCGGAGAGGGCCCGTTCTCCGAGCCCGAGACCCGCAACATCCAGCACCTGATGTCGACCCGCCAGGTGACCACGATGATCACCAACCACACCTTCAGCAACCTGGTGCTGCGCCCGCCGGGGGTGCGCGCACAGGGCGCGCCGCCGGATGAGAAGGTCTACGAAGCGCTCGGCGCGCGGATGTCACGGCACAACGGCTACGTCAACCAGCCCTCGTACGCGCTCTACGACACCACCGGCACGACCGAGGACTGGAGCTACTACGCCACCGGCGGCCTCGGCTTCACGTTCGAGATCGGCGAGGAGTTCCACCCGCCGTACGAACGCGTCGTGCAGCACTACGTGGGCGGGACCGAGGGCGAGGACCGCGGGGCCGGTGACTTCGTCGACATGGGCAACCGCGAGGCGTACTTCGAGGCACTGGCGGCCACCGCCGATCCCGCTCTGCACAGCGTGCTCGCGGGCAAGGCCCCGGCAGGTGCCACGCTGCGCCTGGTCAAGGAGTTCCCCACCCTGACCTCGCCGGTGGTGAGCCCGACAGGATCCACCGGTCCCCGGCAGGCCCTGCTCGACCGGCTGGAGACCATGCTGAAGGTCGGTCGGGACGGGCGGTTCGAGTGGCACGTCAACCCCTCGACCCGTCCCGCGGTGATGGCCAGGCGCCTGCAGGTGCTGGACGATCCCCTCCACACCGAGAGCTTCGCGGGCGGCCCGACCGTGCCGATCGTCGGGCACGTGGACCACGAGTTCGAGGTCACCGACTCCGGGGTGCAGGCGGTCCAGGTGGACCTGACCTGGCCGACGCCGGACGACATGGACCTCGAGGTCTACCGCAAGAAGGACGGCGAGCTGCACAAGGTCGGCAGCTCCGGCGGCTTCGTCTTCGCCAAGGAGCAGGTGTTCCTCGAGGACGTCAGCCCCGGCAGCTACGTCGCCCGGGTGATCAACTTCGCCTCCGCCACGCCGACCTACCAGGTCGACGTCGCCCAGTTCGGCGCCGCGAAGACCGAGGTCACGACCGGCCTCGTCGAGCAGTGGACGCTGATCTGTGAGGTCGGTGGCGTCGAGCGGAGCCGCTCGCTCGTGACGGTCGAGCGCGGACAGCAGCAGAAGCTCAGGGGCGTGTGCGGCAAGCGGTGA